The DNA sequence TCCTGAACACCTTCAATTGAGCTGTATTCATGTAAAACACCATCAATTTCAGCTTCTACAATTGCAGCACCTTCTATTGAAGATAAAAGTATGCGACGTAGAGCATTACCTAGCGTATGTCCAAAGCCTCTTTCTAATGGCTCTAGTACAATTTTCGCATGAGTATCGTTGTACTGATGTACATCGATATTACGTGGTGTTAGTAGTTCTTCAGATTTGCCTGACATTCGGTGAGGTATCCTTTACTTAGAGTACAGTTCAACAACGAGTTGTTCGTTTATATCAGCTGATAATTCGCTACGTTCAGGTACAGATTTAAATGTTGCTTCCATCTTACCTTCGTCTAGTGAAATCCAGTCTGCGATGCCGCGTTGCTTAGCTAACTCTAATGAATCTTTGATTCGAGTTTGCTTTTTAGATTTTTCACGTACTGAAATTTTATCATCAGCTTTAACAACATATGACGGGATATTTACAATCGCATCATTAACTAATATTGATTTATGGCTGATTAACTGGCGTGACTCATTACGAGTTGAACCAAAACCACTGCGATAAACAACATTGTCTAAACGTGTTTCAAGACATTCAAGCAGGTTTTCACCTGTTGAGCCTTTGCGTGATGCAGCTTTTTTGTAGTAATTTACAAATTGCTTTTCAAGTACACCGTAAATACGACGTAATTTCTGTTTTTCACGTAACTGGACACCATAGTCAGTTAAACGACCACGGGCACCAGGGCCGTGCTGGCCAGGTTTCTGTTCTAACTTACACTTGCTATCAAGTGAACGAACGCCTGATTTATGTTCTAGATCGACGCCTTCGCGACGACTCAGTTTACACTTAGGACCTAAATAACGAGCCACTTCTATTCTCCAGCCTTATACACGACGTCGTTTTGGAGGACGACAGCCATTGTGTGGAATTGGGGTAATATCACTGATATTAGTAATTTTAAAACCAGCATTATTCAGAGAGCGAACTGCTGATTCACGACCGGGACCTGGTCCCTTAACAAGAACTTCTAAGTTCTTAACGCCGTAATCTTTTGCGCGTGTACCAGCACGTTCAGCTGCTACCTGTGCTGCAAAAGGAGTACTCTTACGAGAACCACGGAAGCCTGAGCCACCTGCAGTTGCCCAAGATAGAGTGTTACCCTGACGATCAGAGATAGTCACGATAGTATTGTTAAATGACGCATATATATGCGCCACACCGTCAGTGACCGTGCGTTTAACTTTCTTCTTAGTTGTTGGTTTTGCCATTACTTTTACCTAATTAACCAATTATTTACGTATAGGGCGCTTAGGACCCTTACGCGTACGAGCATTTGTCTTTGTGCGCTGACCACGAAGTGGCAAGCTGCGACGATGACGGATACCACGGTTACAACCCATGTCCATCAGACGTTTGATGCTCATTGAAACTTCACGACGTAAATCACCTTCTACAGTGAATTTACCTACTTCTGTACGCAGTGATTCAACTTGTTCTTCACTTAAAGTACTTAATTTTGCCGCTGGTTCTATCTTAGTCACTGCACAAATTTCCTGTGCGCGAGTACGGCCTATGCCGTAGATATATGTCAAACCAATGACTGCATGTTTATTATCAGGTATATTAATACCAGCTATACGGGCCATTCACCGTCTCCAGAATCGCGCAAAGCGCGGCATTTTAGCGAAAAATCGCTTTTAAATCAACCTTGACGTTGCTTATGACGTGGATCTTTACAGATCACACGAACAACACCATTTCTCTTAATAACCTTACAGTTTCTGCACATTTTCTTAACTGATGCACGAACTTTCATAACTGCTTCTCACTTAAATTGTTAAAACTGAAAATTGGGCGGATTTTAGACGATCTGTAGAATATAACAAGGAATAAATAACGAACATTTAAAAGCAGCTACTTAGATATAGCGATTTAGATGTGTTAATTGTTCACAAGTGTGACATTCAAGTTGATTGTCTAGATCAACACAATTGTTCCAGCTCGGATTAAGCTTTATCGCCTAACCCTTTAAAATTGGCTTTTTTCATTAAGCCTTCATACTGTTGTGACATCATGTGTGATTGCATTTGTGCCATGAAATCCATAACAACAACCACGATGATTAACAATGAAGTACCACCAAAATAAAATGGTACATTCCAGTATAAAATTAGAAACTCAGGTAGTAAACACACCGAAGTGATATATAAAGCACCTACCAGAGTTAAACGTGTCATCACGCTATCTACATATTTAGCTGTTTGTTCACCTGGACGTATACCCGGGATAAACGCACCTGATTTTTTCAGGTTATCAGCAGTTTCTCTACTATTAAATACCAGTGCGGTATAGAAGAAGCAGAAGAAAATAATCGCTGCAGCATAAAACATTACATATATTGGCTGGCCGGGAGAAAGCGTAGTTGATAGATCAGCTAACCACTCCAAACCCTGAGTTTGACCAAACCAGCCACCCAAAGTAGCCGGAAACAAAATAATACTTGAAGCAAATATGGGCGGAATAACACCAGCCATATTCAATTTCAAAGGTAGATGGCTACTCTGTGCTGCATACATTTTACGACCTTGCTGACGCTTGGCGTAATTTACAGTAATGCGGCGCTGACCACGCTCTACGAAAATAACAAATGCGGTTACCGCGAGTGCAAGAATAAACAGAACAATTGCAGTTAATGTATGCAACTCACCTGTTCTAACTAACTCAGCAGTACCACCGATTGCAGCAGGCAATCCTGCAACAATACCTGCGAAAATGATAATTGAAATACCATTACCAATTCCGCGCTCAGAAATTTGCTCACCTAGCCACATTAAGAATACTGTGCCGGTAACCAGTGATGTAATCGCTATCACATAAAAAGATACAGTTGACTCTATATATACTAAAGGTGCTCCAGCATGTGTTTGTGATAACAACATATTCGCTACACCCATAGACTGGAACAATGCCAGTACTACTGTGCCATATCGCGTATACGTTGTTATTTTACGTCGACCTGCTTCGCCTTCTTTCTTCATCTGCTCAAGACTAGGAACCGTAACCGACAATAACTGCATAATAATTGATGCAGATATATATGGCATGATACCCAATGCAAATAAAGACATGCGTTCTAACGCGCCACCTGAGAACATATTAAATACGTCCAGGATCGTGCCAGATTGCTGATCAAAAATTGCAGACATTATTGTTGGATTTACCCCGGGAACCGGTATAAATGTACCAATACGATAAACAATCAGCGCACCCACAACAAAGAGGATGCGCTGTCTTAGTTCTTGCAACTTACTCAGATCAACTGCCATGTTTTATGCTTCTACTTTTCCGCCAGCAGCTTCAATTGCAGCTAATGCGCCTTTAGTTGCTTTAACACCCTGCAAAGTTACTGCAGATGTAATTTCGCCAGAAGCAATAACTTTCGCTTTCTTAGTAAAAGCAGGTACAACGTTTGCTTCTATTAAAGTTGCTAAAGTAACGGTATCTGTACCCAGCTTTTGAATTTCGCCTAAACGAACTTCAGCACTGTATTTTGCCATGCGTGAGTTAAAGCCAACTTTAGGTAAGCGACGTTGAAGTGGCATCTGACCACCCTCGAAACCTACTTTACGGAAACCACCATTACGTGACTTCTGACCTTTATGACCACGACCACAGGTTTTACCCTGGCCACAACCAATACCACGACCAACACGTTTACGTGATTTACGGCTACCCTCATCGGGTGAAAGAGTATTTAATAACATATTAAACTTCCTCTGACTTAACCATGTAGTTGATTTTATTAATCATTCCACGGTTTTCAGGTGTATCAATAACTTCAACAGTGTGATTCATACGACGAAGACCTAAACCTTTTGCACAAGCAATGTGCGATTTTAAGCGTCCGATTGTACTTTTCACCAATGTAACTTTGATTTTCTTCTGTGCCATGACGATTAGCCTAAAATTTCTTCAACTTTCTTGCCACGCTTAGCAGCAACTGCATCTGGAGAATGCATATTCTCTAAACCGTTTACTGTTGCACGAACAACGTTGATTGGGTTACGCGTACCGTTAATTTTTGCCAGTACATTTTTAACACCAACTGCTTCAAATACAGCACGCATCGCACCACCGGCGATAATACCTGTACCTTCAGATGCTGGTTGCATGTATACATTTGCAGCGCCGTGAATACCTGTAACTGAATGCTGTAATGTGTCATCTTTAAGATGAACTTTACGCATATTTTTACGGGCTTTATCCATTGCTTTCTGAATAGCTGCTGGTACTTCTTTAGCTTTACCATAACCGATACCGATAGTACCGTTACCATCACCTACTACAGTAAGCGCTGTAAAACCAAATTGACGACCACCTTTTACTACTTTAGCAACACGATTTACAGTTACTAATTTTTCAATAAAATCGTCAGACTTTTCTCTTTGATTGTTTCTATCTTGTGCCATAGTCTTTGCCTTTAAAATTCCAGTCCGTTTTCACGTGCAGCGTCAGCCAGTGCTTTAACACGGCCATGGTATTTAAAACCAGAACGATCAAATGCTACGGTAGTTATACCAGCTGCTTTTGATTTTTCAGCAATGATTTTACCCACTGTTGTAGCTGCATCTGAATTACCAGAATTTTTAATTGCCGACTTAACATCAGCATCTAAAGTAGAAGCAGAAGCTAACGTCTTGCCACCGTCTGCAGAAATAATTTGTGCATACATGTGGCGAGGCGTACGGTGGATACATAAACGATCAGCACCTAATTCACGAATTTTCATTCGCGTACGAGTAGAGCGACGAACTCTGATTTGTTTCTTTGATTTCATCTTAGCCCCTACTTCTTCTTAGCTTCTTTACGGATAACATATTCATCAGCGTAACGAACACCCTTACCTTTATAAGGCTCTGGTGGACGATATGCACGAATTTCAGCTGATACCTGACCAACTTTCTGTTTATCCGCACCTTTAACCAGGATTTCAGTCTGGCTAGGTGTTTCAATTGTGATTCCCTCAGGTACTGCATAATCTACAGGATGAGAAAATCCTAATTGAAGATTTAAAGATTGACCTTGTGCTTTTGCACGATAACCAACACCGATTAGCGTTAGTTTCTTTTCGAAACCTTCAGATACACCTGTAACCATGTTATTAACTAAAGAACGCATTGTTCCAGTCATTGCCCATGATGCATCAGTAACTGCTGTGAAGTTTAAAACCTCACCATCCTGTGCGACATTTACAGTTTCGTGTAAATCGATATTAAGATTACCCTTAGGGCCTTTTACATTTACTGAACGACCTGAAATTTTTACTTCAGTTCCAGACGGTACAGTAATTGGTTTTTTTGCTACGCGTGACATTTCAAATACCCCTTTATGATACTGAGCAGACTAACTCACCACCAATGCCTGCAGCACGTGCAGCTCGGTCAGTCATCATACCAGTTGAGGTTGAAACGATAACGATACCTAATCCATTCAGGATTGATGGTAATTCGTCTTTATTTTTGTAGACGCGAAGACCTGGGCGGCTCATGCGATCGATTGTATCGATAACTGGCTTACCATCGTGATACTTCAACGAAACAGACATCTCAGCCTTTGCACCTTCAGAAACAGAATAATCTTTAATATAACCTTCGTCTTTTAAAACTTTAGCTATAGATTGTTTCATATTAGATGCAGGCATTGTAACTTCTACTTTAGAAGCTGATTGTCCATTACGAATACGTGTCAGCATATCTGCTATTGGATCTGACATACTCATAATCTATTTACCTTACTCTTAATATACATAAAAAATTTAAAATTGAACCTGCTCTACCAGCTAGCCTTAACTAGACCTGGTACATCACCGCGCATCATAGCTTCACGTAATTTAATACGTGAAAGACCAAACTTACGGTAGTAGCCATGTGGACGACCAGTAATCTGGCAACGGTTACGACTACGACTAGGACTTGAATCACGAGGTAATTTTTGCATTTTAACCTGTGCTTCCATCTTAGCTTCAAAATCTGCTTCAGGATCTTTTAGAATCGCACGTAATTTTGCACGCTTTTCGAAATCTCTTGCAATTAATTTTGTACGCTTTTTTTCGCGCTGAACCATCGAAGTTTTTGCCATGATTTACTCTTTATCTCGAACTAGTTTTTAAACGGGAAGTTAAATGCTTTTAATAAAGCCTTTGCTTCTTCGTCTGATTTTGCATTAGTTGTAATGGTGATATCCATTCCGCGAATTTTATCGATTTTTTCATAATCGATTTCAGGGAAGATAATCTGTTCCTGGATACCCATGCTGTAATTACCACGGCCATCAAAAGATTTACCATTTAAACCACGGAAGTCACGAATACGCGGTACAGAAATACTGATCAAGCGATCAAGGAATTCGTACATGTTGTCTTTACGTAGTGTTACTTTGCAGCCAATCGCAGAACCTTCACGCAGCTTAAATGCTGCAACAGATTTTCTTGCCATTGTTTTAACTGGTTTCTGACCCGCAATCTTTTCCATATCAGTATAAGCGGCTTCTACAACCTTCTTATCAGATACGCCTTCACCAACACCCATATTAAGTGTGATTTTTTCAATGCGAGGAACCTGCATAGGGTTTGCATAACCCTGGCTTTCCATCAATTGCTTAACAATTGTGTCTTTATATACTTGCTGTAGTCTTGCCATTGTTCCGCTTTCCTACTAAACGTCTACGTTTTCGTTATTAGACTTAAAGACGCGAATTTTTTTGCCATCTTCTAAAGTCTTGATACCTATGCGATCACCCTTATTTGACGCTGGGTTGAAAGGCATTATGTTAGAAATGTGTATAGACATTTCTTTTTCAATAATTCCGCCTTCAACACCTGCCATTGGGTTTGGCTTAGTGTGTTTCTTTACCACGTTGATATTTTCTACCATAACGCGATCATTTTTAAGGATGCTCATTACTTTGCCACGGCGACCTTTGTCTTTACCCGTAGTTACAATAACTTCATCACCTTGTTTAATTCTTTGCATATCAATAAGCCTCTACAATACTTCAGGAGCTAGAGAAATAATCTTCATGAATTTCTCATTACGCAGCTCACGTGTTACAGGGCCAAAAATACGTGTACCAATAGGCTGCAAGTTAGCGTTCAAAAGAACTGCAGCATTATTGTCAAAGCGAATAAGTGAACCATCAGGGCGACGGACGCCTTTAGCAGTACGAACTACCACTGCATTGTACACTTCACCTTTTTTAACCTTGCCTCTAGGAATCGCTTCCTTGATGCTAACTTTTATAACATCACCAATTGCCGCATAACGACGGTGAGAACCACCAAGTACTTTAATACACTGTACTCGGCGTGCTCCACTGTTGTCTGCTGCGTTGAGAACGGTTTGCATTTGAATCATGACGACACCAAATTTCTATTTATCTATATTTAACGGGTTATGCTGTTTTAAACAGCAGTTGATTTCTCAACAACTTTAACCAGTTTCCAGGATTTCGTTTTTGAAACCGGTGCACACTGCTCTATTAATACAGTATCACCAATTCCACACTCATTCGCTTCATCATGAATGCTCAACTTAGTTGAACGATTAATGATTTTGCCATAAAGAGGGTGCTTAACACGACGCGAAATAGTTACTGTTGCTGATTTCTCAGCTTTATTACTAGTAACAACACCTTGTAGTGTTTTTTGTATTTTATCTGCGCTCATTATGCTTTACCCGCTTGTTTTTTCTCAGCAAGAATTGTCTTAACACGTGCAATATCACGACGTGCATTTTTAAATAGATGTGGTTTAGACATCTCGCCAGCACCTTGCTGCATACGTAAATTAAACTGTTCTTTACGTATATTCAGAATTTCTTCTTTAAGACCTGCTTCGTCTTTTTCTCTTAGCTCTTTTGCCAAATTATTTGAATTAGCCATTACATCACCGTACGGATAACAAAGGTGGTTTTAATTGGCAGCTTTGCTGCCGCTAATGAAAAAGCTTCTCTCGCTAATTCTTCAGACACACCTTCCATTTCGTATAAAACAGATCCTGGCTGAACTTTAGCAACCCAATGATCCACGTTACCTTTTCCCTTACCCATTCGAACTTCTAATGGTTTGTTAGAGATTGGCGTATCTGGAAAAACTCGAATCCAGATTTTACCCGTACGTTTTACGTGACGAGTCATTGCACGTCGAGCTGCCTCGATTTGGCGAGCCGAAATACGACCTCGTGCCATTGCTTTTAAACCGTACTCACCAAAGCTCACTTTGTTACCATTTTGAGCTAAACCGCGATTACGACCTTTAAAAGCTTTTCTAAATTTAGTACGTTTAGGTTGAAGCATGATTATCTACCACCTTTTTTAGGCTTAGATTCTTGCTGAGCAGCGTTACGCTTCTCTTCAAGACTGAATACTTCACCTTTATAAATCCAGACTTTAACACCTAGAATACCGTAAGTAGTTAATGCTTCAGCAAAACCGTAATCGATGTCTGCGCGAAGTGTATGTAATGGCACGCGGC is a window from the endosymbiont of Galathealinum brachiosum genome containing:
- a CDS encoding 30S ribosomal protein S4 — its product is MARYLGPKCKLSRREGVDLEHKSGVRSLDSKCKLEQKPGQHGPGARGRLTDYGVQLREKQKLRRIYGVLEKQFVNYYKKAASRKGSTGENLLECLETRLDNVVYRSGFGSTRNESRQLISHKSILVNDAIVNIPSYVVKADDKISVREKSKKQTRIKDSLELAKQRGIADWISLDEGKMEATFKSVPERSELSADINEQLVVELYSK
- a CDS encoding 30S ribosomal protein S11, whose product is MAKPTTKKKVKRTVTDGVAHIYASFNNTIVTISDRQGNTLSWATAGGSGFRGSRKSTPFAAQVAAERAGTRAKDYGVKNLEVLVKGPGPGRESAVRSLNNAGFKITNISDITPIPHNGCRPPKRRRV
- a CDS encoding 30S ribosomal protein S13, which produces MARIAGINIPDNKHAVIGLTYIYGIGRTRAQEICAVTKIEPAAKLSTLSEEQVESLRTEVGKFTVEGDLRREVSMSIKRLMDMGCNRGIRHRRSLPLRGQRTKTNARTRKGPKRPIRK
- a CDS encoding 50S ribosomal protein L36, with product MKVRASVKKMCRNCKVIKRNGVVRVICKDPRHKQRQG
- a CDS encoding preprotein translocase subunit SecY — encoded protein: MAVDLSKLQELRQRILFVVGALIVYRIGTFIPVPGVNPTIMSAIFDQQSGTILDVFNMFSGGALERMSLFALGIMPYISASIIMQLLSVTVPSLEQMKKEGEAGRRKITTYTRYGTVVLALFQSMGVANMLLSQTHAGAPLVYIESTVSFYVIAITSLVTGTVFLMWLGEQISERGIGNGISIIIFAGIVAGLPAAIGGTAELVRTGELHTLTAIVLFILALAVTAFVIFVERGQRRITVNYAKRQQGRKMYAAQSSHLPLKLNMAGVIPPIFASSIILFPATLGGWFGQTQGLEWLADLSTTLSPGQPIYVMFYAAAIIFFCFFYTALVFNSRETADNLKKSGAFIPGIRPGEQTAKYVDSVMTRLTLVGALYITSVCLLPEFLILYWNVPFYFGGTSLLIIVVVVMDFMAQMQSHMMSQQYEGLMKKANFKGLGDKA
- a CDS encoding 50S ribosomal protein L15 — encoded protein: MLLNTLSPDEGSRKSRKRVGRGIGCGQGKTCGRGHKGQKSRNGGFRKVGFEGGQMPLQRRLPKVGFNSRMAKYSAEVRLGEIQKLGTDTVTLATLIEANVVPAFTKKAKVIASGEITSAVTLQGVKATKGALAAIEAAGGKVEA
- a CDS encoding 50S ribosomal protein L30, with translation MAQKKIKVTLVKSTIGRLKSHIACAKGLGLRRMNHTVEVIDTPENRGMINKINYMVKSEEV
- a CDS encoding 30S ribosomal protein S5, which produces MAQDRNNQREKSDDFIEKLVTVNRVAKVVKGGRQFGFTALTVVGDGNGTIGIGYGKAKEVPAAIQKAMDKARKNMRKVHLKDDTLQHSVTGIHGAANVYMQPASEGTGIIAGGAMRAVFEAVGVKNVLAKINGTRNPINVVRATVNGLENMHSPDAVAAKRGKKVEEILG
- a CDS encoding 50S ribosomal protein L18; protein product: MKSKKQIRVRRSTRTRMKIRELGADRLCIHRTPRHMYAQIISADGGKTLASASTLDADVKSAIKNSGNSDAATTVGKIIAEKSKAAGITTVAFDRSGFKYHGRVKALADAARENGLEF
- a CDS encoding 50S ribosomal protein L6, coding for MSRVAKKPITVPSGTEVKISGRSVNVKGPKGNLNIDLHETVNVAQDGEVLNFTAVTDASWAMTGTMRSLVNNMVTGVSEGFEKKLTLIGVGYRAKAQGQSLNLQLGFSHPVDYAVPEGITIETPSQTEILVKGADKQKVGQVSAEIRAYRPPEPYKGKGVRYADEYVIRKEAKKK
- a CDS encoding 30S ribosomal protein S8; the protein is MSMSDPIADMLTRIRNGQSASKVEVTMPASNMKQSIAKVLKDEGYIKDYSVSEGAKAEMSVSLKYHDGKPVIDTIDRMSRPGLRVYKNKDELPSILNGLGIVIVSTSTGMMTDRAARAAGIGGELVCSVS
- a CDS encoding 30S ribosomal protein S14, which gives rise to MAKTSMVQREKKRTKLIARDFEKRAKLRAILKDPEADFEAKMEAQVKMQKLPRDSSPSRSRNRCQITGRPHGYYRKFGLSRIKLREAMMRGDVPGLVKASW
- a CDS encoding 50S ribosomal protein L5, coding for MARLQQVYKDTIVKQLMESQGYANPMQVPRIEKITLNMGVGEGVSDKKVVEAAYTDMEKIAGQKPVKTMARKSVAAFKLREGSAIGCKVTLRKDNMYEFLDRLISISVPRIRDFRGLNGKSFDGRGNYSMGIQEQIIFPEIDYEKIDKIRGMDITITTNAKSDEEAKALLKAFNFPFKN
- a CDS encoding 50S ribosomal protein L24; this encodes MQRIKQGDEVIVTTGKDKGRRGKVMSILKNDRVMVENINVVKKHTKPNPMAGVEGGIIEKEMSIHISNIMPFNPASNKGDRIGIKTLEDGKKIRVFKSNNENVDV
- a CDS encoding 50S ribosomal protein L14, which produces MIQMQTVLNAADNSGARRVQCIKVLGGSHRRYAAIGDVIKVSIKEAIPRGKVKKGEVYNAVVVRTAKGVRRPDGSLIRFDNNAAVLLNANLQPIGTRIFGPVTRELRNEKFMKIISLAPEVL
- the rpsQ gene encoding 30S ribosomal protein S17; translated protein: MSADKIQKTLQGVVTSNKAEKSATVTISRRVKHPLYGKIINRSTKLSIHDEANECGIGDTVLIEQCAPVSKTKSWKLVKVVEKSTAV
- a CDS encoding 50S ribosomal protein L29 — encoded protein: MANSNNLAKELREKDEAGLKEEILNIRKEQFNLRMQQGAGEMSKPHLFKNARRDIARVKTILAEKKQAGKA
- a CDS encoding 50S ribosomal protein L16; this encodes MLQPKRTKFRKAFKGRNRGLAQNGNKVSFGEYGLKAMARGRISARQIEAARRAMTRHVKRTGKIWIRVFPDTPISNKPLEVRMGKGKGNVDHWVAKVQPGSVLYEMEGVSEELAREAFSLAAAKLPIKTTFVIRTVM